The Blastopirellula sediminis sequence CATCAACGAAGATGAGTTTCCCTATCTGCTGCTCTGGGTCTCGATCTGCATCGCGGCTGGCGCGGGTGCGGCGATGGGATGCTTCGAGGTCGACTTCATCGTCGGCTTTATGATCTACGCGTCTTATCTAATCGTTACGGTTGTGCTGCGACTAGCGATGAATCTCTCGGCCCATTGTCCGAAGTGGTGGGAACCTTAAAGAAGACGGCTCCTTCGAGTTCAAGAAGCAAAAAAAGGCTGGATGCATTTGCAGGTATGCATCCAGCCTCACACGGCTACCCGATGGGGCGACTTATCAGGCAGCCGGCTGTGCGGTGTCGAGCACAACGATGCGATTACGCACTCGCTGCACTCCAGGAACATGTTGCGCTACGGCGTGCGCCGCTTGACGCAAGTAGAGCGAATTGGTCGAACCGCGTAGCGTTATCTCATCGCTGGCCGAAGCCTCGCAGGTGATCTTGCTCAGGTCGGGATATCCCAGCATCTCTAACGCATGTCGTACTCGCTTCGCCAGATCCAAGCAGCGATCCGCAGCCGACAGCAGGGGCATTGCAGGCATCACAATCTCCAGAACCAAACGACCAGGGGGAACGGCGAGTCCATCAGCCGCGATTGCGCGGCTGCGTCAGTTGGCTCGGTAACGGGGTGGGGCGATCCGAGGCTGACCGAAGAGAATGAACTTTCAATTCTTCACCTTCGATAGAACCAGATAGCAGTTGCTGTGCCACATTCCGACTATCTGTTCGGCAAAATCAGAAATCGACGTTTGCCTCGAAGAAACGACGAACTTCGCATGCGCAATTCCCTTCGGATCAAGCGACGAAAATGCGTTTAGGCCGCTTGGCTTTGAGCGCCTGCCCGCCAGCGCGAACGCGCGACAACCAGGCGATTGAACGTTTTACGATCGTGAACTGCTATTTGTTGTTTGGCGTTGGCTTCTCTTCGAAGTAGGACTGGAACTTCTCGTCAATCTGCTTTCCGAGCGCTTCCGCAGCGCTTTCAAACGGATGGTAGACCGTCTGTTGGAAATGGGCGATTTCCCGCTCGACCAGATTGACCGCGCGATTCGCTTGATAGGCGGTCCACATGACCCCTGCCATGCTAATTAACGACAAGGAGACGCTTCCGATCATGCACCATTTGATGATTTCGACTGATTGAACCACTTGTCGCTGTTCTCGTCGTCGTCGCGACGCTTTGCGTCTGCGGCGCAGTTCGCTCTCTCTGGCGTCTGCCGCCGCTTGTTGTCGTTCGACGACCTGCTCGACGATCGATTCAATATCGATCTTGTCTGTCGCAGTGGAGCTGCTCATGGCGGAAGGAGTCGCAAGATCCATGCCGTTTGATCAATTCTTCTCGGAAATTTCCTGACAGCGCAAGCAAAAGGCCGCCAGCATCGCGGCGGCCTTCATGCAGTTATTTGCTGCGGTTTCGACTAGCTCTTCGGACCTGCTTTCAGGACCGCTTCGCTCACGCCGCCGGCATACTTCTTGAAGTTGTCGGTAAACAGGGTGGCTAGTTTCTTGGCCGCCTCCGCATAGGCTTCCGGGTTGGGCCAGCTGGTTTTCGGGACCAACAATTCGCTCGGAACGCCAGGGACGTCGGTGATCATCTCCAGGCCGAAGAAAGGATCGGTCTCGGTCTTGCTGTCGCTGAGCGTACCCGCATGGATCGCGTCAATGATCGCCCGCGTGTAGCTGAGCTTAAAGCGAGATCCGACGCCATAGCCGCCGCCGGCCCAGCCGGTGTTAACCAGCCAGACTTTTGCGTTGTGCTTCGCCATCTTTTCGGCGAGCAGTTCCGCGTATTTGCCGGGATGCCAGACCAGGAACGGACCGCCGAAGCAAGGGCTGAAGGTCGCCTGCGGTTCGGTGATGCCCATTTCGGTTCCGGCGACTTTGGCGGTGTAGCCGCTGATGAAGTGATACATCGCTTGTTCCGGCGTCAAACGACTGACCGGAGGCAGCACGCCGAACGCATCGCACGTCAAAAAGATAACGTCGCCAGGATGGCCAGCGATGCAGGGGATCTTCGCGTTGCGAATGAACTCGATCGGATAGGCGCCGCGGGTGTTTTGCGTGATGCTGGTGTTGCTGAAGTCGACATGGTGATCGTCTTCGTCGTAGACCACGTTTTCGAGCACCGCGCCGAAGCGGAGGGCCTGGAAGATTTCGGGCTCCGAATCAGGCGCCAGGTCGATCGCTTTGGCGTAGCAGCCCCCTTCGATGTTGAAGATGCCGTCGTCCGACCAGCAGTGTTCGTCGTCGCCAATCAGCAGGCGTTTCGGATCGGCCGAGAGGGTCGTTTTGCCGGTACCGGAGAGCCCAAACATCACCGAGCTATGTCCCGAGTGCGGGTCGGTGGTCGCCGAGCAGTGCATCGACAACACGCCCAACTTCGGCATGTAGTAGTTCATCATGGTGAAGACGCCTTTTTTCATTTCACCGGCGTATTCGGTTCCCAGGATGACCATTTCCCGCTTTTCGAGGCTGACGTCGACGCTCGTCTTCGAGGTCATGCCCGGCGTGTGTTGATTGGCCGGAAATTGCCCGGCGTTGTAGATCACCACTTCCGGATCGCCAAATTCGGCCAACTCTTCCGGCGTCGGCCGGATCAGCATGGTGTGCATGAAGAGGGCATGATAAGGGCGCGAACAAATGACGCGCACTTTTAGCCGATACTTCGGATCCCAACCGGCGAACGCATCGATGACGTAAAGCGCCTTTCGGGTGTTGAGATAGTCCTTGGCCCGCTCGAGATTGATTTCGTAGGTCGCTTCGTCGATCTGGATGTTAATCGAACCCCACCAGACCTGTTCGGCCGATTCGTCGGCTCGGACGATTCGCTTGTCTTTGGGGGAACGCCCGGTCTTGGCGCCCGAATAGGCGATTAGCGCCCCAGAATCGGCGATCGCCGCCTTTTCGTCGTTGCGAATCGCTTCTTCATAAAGCCGCGAAGGGGCTAGATTGCGGCGTACATCCGCGACACTGATGCCATAGGGGGTAAGATCCACGGTCCCCATCGTCCTGCCTCCTGAATCGAAAGTCATTCCGCCCATGTTGCAACTCCGATTCTAGCATTTCTACCGCGAATGAAGGGAGAGGAGTGACGCAGGCAAGGGGCGGGGAACTGGGCAATTGCAAAAAATGTGGTCTGTTTTGCAAAAAAAAGAGCCGGCCCGAGGGCCAGCTCTCTTCGATTGTCGAATTGTCGTGTTGGACTAGATGATCTCGCGAATCGGGTCGACATGTTCGACGCCGACCAGCTTCTGATCCAAGCCGCTATAGAAGTAGCTGAGGTGATTGGGGTCGAGACCCAATTGGTGCAGCACCGTAGCGTGCATATCTTTCACCTTCAGCGGGCGTTCGACCGCTTCGGCGCCCAGTTCGTCGGTGGCGCCGACCGAACGTCCACCCTTGATTCCACCGCCGGCCATCCACATGGTGAAGCCATACGAGTTGTGATCGCGGCCGGTCCCTTCGGCGTACTCCGCCGTCGGCTGACGTCCGAACTCACCACCCCAGATCACCAGCGTTTCGTCCAACAGGCCGTTGCGCTTCAGGTCTTTCAACAGGCCGGCGATCGGCTTGTCGGTGCGACCTGCGTGATAGTTGTGGTTCTTTTCCAGGTCGCCGTGGGCGTCCCAGTTGTTGTCGTTGTGGTGGCCGCCTGAGTAAAGCTGGACGAAGCGAACGCCCCGTTGAACCAGACGACGCGCCATCAAGCAGCGACGGCCGAATTCTTCGGTCTGCGGATTGTCCATGCCGTACAGTTTCAGGGTGTCTTCGGTCTCATCGGCGAAGTCGACCGCTTCCGGCGCCGATTCTTGCATCTTGTAGGCAAGCTCATAGCTGGCGATGCGAGCCGCCAGGTCCGAGTTGTCGATACGAGACGCCAGGTGACGATCGTTCGAGTCCTTCAGCGTGTCGAGGATGTCGCGCTGCATGTCGCGGGTAATCCCTTGCGGCGGCTTCAGGTCGATGATTGGCGCTCCCTTCGAACGGAAGATCGAACCTTGGTAGGTCGCCGGCATGAAGCCGCTCGACCAGTTCTTGGCGCCGCTGATCGGACCGCCGGTCGGATCGAGCATAACGACGTGACCCGGCAGATTTTCATTGACGCTTCCCAAGCCGTAGTTGACCCACGAGCCCATGCAGGGGAAGCCGCTCAGAATGCGACCGGAGTTCATGTTCAGCATCGCCGAACCATGAATCGGCGACTCGGCGGTCATCGACTTCAAAAAGGCGATGTCGTCAACGCAGGTCGCCAGGTTCGGAAACAGTTCCGAGACCCATTGGCCTGATTCGCCGTACTGCTTGAAGTTCCACTTCGGACCGACAACGCGCCCCTCGTTCTTTTCGCCGCCGCGGCCTTTGGTTTTTACCGGCACGGTCTTGCCGTCGAGCGGATAGAGTTTCGGCTTGTAGTCGAACGTGTCGATGTGGCTCGGCCCGCCGTACATGAAGAGGAAGATGACGCTCTTCGCTTTGGCCGGGAAGTGAGGCTGCTTGGCCGCCAGCGGATTCTTGAACGTACTTTCGCCTTCGGAACCGAGCGCCTGACTGGTCAGGAAGCCGTCCCCCGCGAGCATCGCGGTGAGCGCGAGCCCGGTGAACTTGCCCCCCGCTTCCCAAAGGAATTCGCGACGGGTTCGTCCGCAAAAATCGCCGTGGTGTGAATGATTGGCCATCGTATTTCTCTCCCTTCCTGCGATTGACTACGCGGTCGAAGTGACCGCCGACGATCGCAGTTTGGCTAGTCGATAAAAATGAATTCGTTCAAGTTCAGCACCATCAAGCAGTAGAGATCGAGGGCACGATCATCGCTCAATGAGTGCTTTGCTTTCAGTTTGGCGATCAGCTGTTCGCCGGCTTGGATGTCGGCTTCGGTCGCCGCACGTCCCAGCCCTTTTTCGATTGACAAGACGATTTGCTGTCGCAGATCGCCAGGGGCTTCCTTCCGGAGCGAATCGCCAAATTCCTTGGCTTGTTCGTTCAGGAAGTCGCCGTTGAGCATCCCGAGCGCTTGCGCCGGTTGCGTGGTTGCAAAACGTTCCGGGCAAAGAGCGTCGGTTTCTGGGAAGTCGTAGTTCGCGAGCATCGGCGGAATCAGCGAGCGTTTGACGAAGATGTAAATCGCGCGGCGATTGCGTTCGTCTTCCGACGAGTCATGCCAACCGGCGCCCGGCTGCGACTGCCCCGCTTTCACTTCGTCCGAAACCTTCGGGTAGTAGCTGGGGCCGAACATCTTGTCGTTGAAGGTGCCGTTGGCGACCAGCAGCGAATCGTAGATTTCTTCGGCCGACAGACGACGCATGTCATGACGCCACAGCAGATTGTTCGCGGGGTCTTTCGCCAGGCCTTCCGGGGAACCGGCCGACGACATCTGATAGGTGTTGGACATCATGATCAGCTTGTGGATCTGCTTCATGCTCCAGCCGTTGTTGGCGAATTCCAACGCGAGCCAGTCGAGCAGCTTCGGATGGGTTGGTTGATCGCCGAGCTGGCCGAAGTTGTCGGTCGAGCGGACGATGCCGCGGCCGAAGTGATGCTGCCACAAGCGATTGACCATCACCCGCGACGTCAGCATGTTGTCTTTCGACGCGATCCAATTGGCCAGCGCCAAGCGACGACCCGAGGTTTGACCATTTGCCGGCGGAACAATCTTCGGCTCCGGCGATTCAAAGATCTCCGGGAAGCCAGGCGCCACTTCGTCGCCGGGGACGTGCGGATTGCCACGCATCATCACGGTCGTCGACGGCGGCGGATTGAGCGCCTTGTTGATCGCCATCGCGAACTGACGCGGCGGCAGCTTTTCCTGCCGCTGACGAGCCGCTTGCAGCTCTTTACGCAGCTCTTCGTACTGCTTGCTTTGATCGGGAAGGATCTCGGCGATCTTCTTTTCGATCTCGCGACGCTTCTTCGGATTGCGGGCCTCTTTGCGTTCCCCTTCCGGAAGCTGATCGACCACCTGGCGATAGATGTCGTCCATTTGGCCTTGCAGTTCGCCAATTTTGCGTTCGGCTTCTTCGTGCTGTTTGCGAACGTCGTCCGAGGTGATTTCGCGACGGCTGTTCGAGATGTCCCCTCGGCGACCGTACGGCGCGACGTCGCGCATCAGCGCGAGCATCTTGTAGTAGTCGGTCTGCGGGATCGGGTCGATCTTGTGATCGTGGCAACGCGAGCAATTGATCGTCAGACCAAGCATCGCTTTACCGGTGGTGTTCAGCAAATCGTCATAGTGATCGTACTCGTGCTGCAGCGGATCGGCCGGTTCGTCGTCCCAGACTCCGAGACGGTAATAACCGGTGGCGATGATCGATTCCGGGGTCGCATTCGCCAGTTCGTCCCCGGCCAACTGTTCGATCAAAAACTGATCGTACGGTTTGTCTTCGTTGAGCGAGCGAATAACGTAGTCGCGATATTTCCAAGCGTCGGGCTTGTCGCCGTCACGTTCAAAGCTGTTGGTTTCGGCGAAGCGAACCAGGTCAAGCCAGTGACGGCCCCAACGTTCGCCATACTGCGGCATCGCCAGCAAACGATCGACCAACTTTTCGTAGGCGTCCGGCGACTCGTCCGCAACGAACGCTTCGATTTCGGCATAGGTCGGCGGCAAGCCGATCAGGTCGTAGTAAGCGCGGCGAATCAACGTGCGGCGATCGGCGCGGCCGTTCGGCTCGAGGCCGTTTTTTTCGAGACGCTTCAGGACAAAGTTGTCGATCGGATTGGCGACCAAGTCGGCGTGCTCCACTTCCGGCGGAGTTTGCACTTCCGGCTTTTCGAACGCCCAATGCTTTTTCCAATTGGCGCCTTCGCCGATCCATTGACGGATCAGGGCGACTTCTTCCGCTTTCAGCGGTTTGCCTTCCGGCGGCATACGTTCCGAATCATCGGTCGCGATGATGCGGCGCAACAGCTCGCTTTCGTCCGGCTTGCCCGGAATGATCGCGGCCATGCCGGAGTCGGCTTCGGCCATCGCCCCTTCGCGCGTGTCGAGCTGCAGACCCGACTCTCCTTCGCCGGGACCGTGGCACGAGTAACAGCGTTTCGCTAGCAGCGGCTGAATGTCGCGAGCGTAATCAACTTCGTCTTGACCATAGCTGGTTGCGCTCATCGCAAGCAGACAAAACAGCGGGACGAGTTTGGGGATGAAACGACTCAATTGCTTGCTCCAGGAACGTCGGACGGGACGCGTAGGCGGCAGGATGTCAGGTCTGGCAGGAAACGAAATCATCAGAAAAGGGAAAAGGACGATCTCGTCATGGTCTCATTCTTCATCTTTGGGCGGTTCGATTCAATGAGTTTTCGAAACCCGGAATTGAGAAGTTTTGCAGGGAACGACTGCTGGGGGGCGTTGAAAAGGCAAAAAAACGGCAAAATCGACCCCAAAAAAGGGTTCACTAGCTCGATATTGCATTGCGTACGTCCGCCAACGTCGTTCATAATTGGCAGATTGGGATTCTCGCCACTGCTGACTCTTGAGAATTGTTACGCTCCATGCAACGTCGCCGCGTGATGCTGATTGTCGAAACGTCGCTGGTTTACGGACGCGAGGTTTTACGGGGAATTAATCGATACGTCGTGGCGAATGAGCCTTGGTCGATCTACGTCGACTTGCGTGAGTTGGTCGTAAGACCCCCCGCGTGGCTGGAAAAGTGGGAAGGAGACGGCATTATCACCCGGTCGACCACCCCGAGTCTGGCTGAGAAACTTCGCGCATTGAAGATTCCGACCGTCGACCTGACCGACATTTACGGGAATCAGGGATTGCCGCAGATTGGCACCAACCACGAAGCGGTCGGCAAAATGGGCGCACAGCACCTTCTAGAGAGGGGTTTTCGCCACTTCGCCTTTTGCGGGTTCACGGGACACAACTGGTCGACACGTCGCCAGGAAGGTTTCAAAGCGGTGGTGACCAAGGCTGGTTTCGACTTCCACCAGTACCATTCTCCCTGGGATACGACGACCGCGCTGACCTGGGATGAACAGCAAAGCCAGATCGTCCGTTGGCTGGAATCGCTGCCGCGGCCGATCGGGATCATGGCCTGTAACGACATGCGTGGTCAGCACGTGCTGGACGCATGTCGCCGCATCAGCGTCGCCGTGCCGGAAGAAATCGCCGTGATCGGCGTCGACAACGACGAACTGGTCTGCGACCTGTGCGATCCGCCGCTGTCGAGCATCATGCCGAACCCGCAGCGGATCGGTTACGAAGCGGCGGCGATGCTCGACGCGCTGATGCGCGGCGAAGAGCCGAAGCAGATGAGCAAGCTGATCGAACCGATCGGCGTCGTTACCCGGCAGTCGACCGACGTGCTGGCGATTGACGATCCGCTGGTCGCCTCGGCGGTCAAATACATTCGCCAGCATGCGTGCGACGGCATTTCGGTCGAAGACGTTTTGAAGCAGGTCCCCGTCTCGCGTAGCATTCTGGAACGCCGTTTCCGCAAATACATCGGCCG is a genomic window containing:
- the pckA gene encoding phosphoenolpyruvate carboxykinase (ATP), with the translated sequence MGTVDLTPYGISVADVRRNLAPSRLYEEAIRNDEKAAIADSGALIAYSGAKTGRSPKDKRIVRADESAEQVWWGSINIQIDEATYEINLERAKDYLNTRKALYVIDAFAGWDPKYRLKVRVICSRPYHALFMHTMLIRPTPEELAEFGDPEVVIYNAGQFPANQHTPGMTSKTSVDVSLEKREMVILGTEYAGEMKKGVFTMMNYYMPKLGVLSMHCSATTDPHSGHSSVMFGLSGTGKTTLSADPKRLLIGDDEHCWSDDGIFNIEGGCYAKAIDLAPDSEPEIFQALRFGAVLENVVYDEDDHHVDFSNTSITQNTRGAYPIEFIRNAKIPCIAGHPGDVIFLTCDAFGVLPPVSRLTPEQAMYHFISGYTAKVAGTEMGITEPQATFSPCFGGPFLVWHPGKYAELLAEKMAKHNAKVWLVNTGWAGGGYGVGSRFKLSYTRAIIDAIHAGTLSDSKTETDPFFGLEMITDVPGVPSELLVPKTSWPNPEAYAEAAKKLATLFTDNFKKYAGGVSEAVLKAGPKS
- a CDS encoding DUF1501 domain-containing protein, which gives rise to MANHSHHGDFCGRTRREFLWEAGGKFTGLALTAMLAGDGFLTSQALGSEGESTFKNPLAAKQPHFPAKAKSVIFLFMYGGPSHIDTFDYKPKLYPLDGKTVPVKTKGRGGEKNEGRVVGPKWNFKQYGESGQWVSELFPNLATCVDDIAFLKSMTAESPIHGSAMLNMNSGRILSGFPCMGSWVNYGLGSVNENLPGHVVMLDPTGGPISGAKNWSSGFMPATYQGSIFRSKGAPIIDLKPPQGITRDMQRDILDTLKDSNDRHLASRIDNSDLAARIASYELAYKMQESAPEAVDFADETEDTLKLYGMDNPQTEEFGRRCLMARRLVQRGVRFVQLYSGGHHNDNNWDAHGDLEKNHNYHAGRTDKPIAGLLKDLKRNGLLDETLVIWGGEFGRQPTAEYAEGTGRDHNSYGFTMWMAGGGIKGGRSVGATDELGAEAVERPLKVKDMHATVLHQLGLDPNHLSYFYSGLDQKLVGVEHVDPIREII
- a CDS encoding PSD1 and planctomycete cytochrome C domain-containing protein, whose amino-acid sequence is MSRFIPKLVPLFCLLAMSATSYGQDEVDYARDIQPLLAKRCYSCHGPGEGESGLQLDTREGAMAEADSGMAAIIPGKPDESELLRRIIATDDSERMPPEGKPLKAEEVALIRQWIGEGANWKKHWAFEKPEVQTPPEVEHADLVANPIDNFVLKRLEKNGLEPNGRADRRTLIRRAYYDLIGLPPTYAEIEAFVADESPDAYEKLVDRLLAMPQYGERWGRHWLDLVRFAETNSFERDGDKPDAWKYRDYVIRSLNEDKPYDQFLIEQLAGDELANATPESIIATGYYRLGVWDDEPADPLQHEYDHYDDLLNTTGKAMLGLTINCSRCHDHKIDPIPQTDYYKMLALMRDVAPYGRRGDISNSRREITSDDVRKQHEEAERKIGELQGQMDDIYRQVVDQLPEGERKEARNPKKRREIEKKIAEILPDQSKQYEELRKELQAARQRQEKLPPRQFAMAINKALNPPPSTTVMMRGNPHVPGDEVAPGFPEIFESPEPKIVPPANGQTSGRRLALANWIASKDNMLTSRVMVNRLWQHHFGRGIVRSTDNFGQLGDQPTHPKLLDWLALEFANNGWSMKQIHKLIMMSNTYQMSSAGSPEGLAKDPANNLLWRHDMRRLSAEEIYDSLLVANGTFNDKMFGPSYYPKVSDEVKAGQSQPGAGWHDSSEDERNRRAIYIFVKRSLIPPMLANYDFPETDALCPERFATTQPAQALGMLNGDFLNEQAKEFGDSLRKEAPGDLRQQIVLSIEKGLGRAATEADIQAGEQLIAKLKAKHSLSDDRALDLYCLMVLNLNEFIFID
- a CDS encoding XylR family transcriptional regulator translates to MQRRRVMLIVETSLVYGREVLRGINRYVVANEPWSIYVDLRELVVRPPAWLEKWEGDGIITRSTTPSLAEKLRALKIPTVDLTDIYGNQGLPQIGTNHEAVGKMGAQHLLERGFRHFAFCGFTGHNWSTRRQEGFKAVVTKAGFDFHQYHSPWDTTTALTWDEQQSQIVRWLESLPRPIGIMACNDMRGQHVLDACRRISVAVPEEIAVIGVDNDELVCDLCDPPLSSIMPNPQRIGYEAAAMLDALMRGEEPKQMSKLIEPIGVVTRQSTDVLAIDDPLVASAVKYIRQHACDGISVEDVLKQVPVSRSILERRFRKYIGRSPQSEIRAVQLKRVRQLLRETDLPLERIATLAGYDHPEYMSVVFKRELGQTPGQYRTQNVKGASRRFR
- a CDS encoding BON domain-containing protein, whose amino-acid sequence is MPAMPLLSAADRCLDLAKRVRHALEMLGYPDLSKITCEASASDEITLRGSTNSLYLRQAAHAVAQHVPGVQRVRNRIVVLDTAQPAA